The following are encoded together in the Bombus affinis isolate iyBomAffi1 chromosome 6, iyBomAffi1.2, whole genome shotgun sequence genome:
- the LOC126917183 gene encoding mitochondrial Rho GTPase isoform X4: protein MVQRSVALRRNVRILLIGDRGVGKTSLILSLVSEEYAEDVPCKAEEITIPADVTPEQVPTNIVDYSAAEQTEDQLTDEIQKAHVICVVYSVVDEDTLDRAVTYWLPLIRRCLTDHRCPVVLVGNKIDLVDYSTIEAVYSIMKEFTEIESCIECSAKTLQNVSETFYYAQKAVLHPTTPLYNYDTHELTEECKIALQRIFKICDLDNDGLLNDMELNTFQQWCFNIPLQPQVLEDVKAVLSKNIQDGICSGCVTLKGFMYLQCLFIQRGRNETTWAVLRKFGYDNELQMSKEYIYPLLKVPVGCTTELSHKGQEFLTLLFLQHDRDRDGALSPSEMESLFSRCLMPPWGDEYKYTVPTNEKGWITLQGYMCQWALLTLTNVRKTLEYMAYLGYNMYNNECQTNAILVTREKKLDLAKKQSSRNVYSCHVIGPKSSGKTTLCRTFIDPKLEKLTNEMVPPSSHTTVNTVHVYGQEKTIILRDINILNVQDALTPAQIQCDVAALVYDASNPKSFEYIARIYIKYFADSKIPVLIIANKSDLSEVKQDYLLQPISFCNKYKLMPPQPYSISRTVRREIFVKLATMAAFPRFQGAWVLFYRDRHINQFGLLQGDSIVWWKAGLGIAVATVAGFVVMRVLNTEKR, encoded by the exons ATGGTGCAACGTTCAGTCGCGCTTAGGCGCAACGTCAGGATTCTATTAATTGGTGATCGTGGAGTCGGCAAGACTTCTTTGATCTTATCATTAGTCAGTGAAGAATACGCTGAGGATGTGCCCTGTAAAGCGGAAGAAATCACTATCCCAGCTGACGTTACGCCGGAACAAGTACCAACGAACATTGTAGATTATTCAG CCGCTGAACAAACTGAAGATCAATTAACTGATGAAATTCAGAAAGCACATGTAATTTGTGTTGTTTATTCTGTGGTCGACGAGGATACTTTAGACAGAGCAGTTACATATTGGTTACCATTGATTAGACGATGTTTAACAGATCATCGTTGTCCAGTTGTTCTTGTGGGAAATAAGATTGATCTTGTTGACTATTCTACTATTGAG GCTGTATATTCTATAATGAAAGAATTCACTGAAATTGAAAGTTGTATAGAG TGTTCCGCCAAAACATTACAGAATGTTTCAGAAACTTTTTATTATGCACAAAAAGCTGTTTTACATCCTACCACACCACTTTATAATTATGATACCCATGAG ctTACAGAAGAATGTAAAATTGCACTACAAAGAATTTTCAAA ATATGTGATTTAGACAATGATGGCTTGCTAAATGATATGGAACTAAATACATTTCAACAATGGTGCTTTAATATTCCCTTACAACCACAAGTTTTAGAGGATGTAAAGGCTGTATTATCAAAAAATATTCAGGATGGCATTTGTTCTGGATGTGTTACTCTGAAAG GTTTTATGTATCTTCAGTGTTTATTTATTCAAAGAGGAAGAAATGAGACTACTTGGGCTGTGTTAAGAAAATTCGGTTATGATAATGAGTTACAGATGTCTAAAGAATACATATATCCACT ATTAAAAGTTCCTGTTGGATGTACGACTGAATTATCACATAAAGGACAGGAATTTTTAACATTGTTATTTCTACAACATGATCGAGATCGGGATGGTGCTCTTTCTCCATCAGAAATGGAATCGTTATTTTCACGATGTCTAATGCCACCTTGGGGAGATGAATATAAATATACTGTACCCACTAATGAAAAA GGATGGATTACTCTTCAAGGGTATATGTGTCAATGGGCGCTATTGACTCTTACAAATGTGCGAAAAACATTagaatatatggcatatctaggttataatatgtataataatgaaTGTCAGACAAATGCAATTCTAGTTACTCGTGAAAAAAAGTTAGATTTGGCAAAAAAGCAATCTAGCAGAAATGTTTATAGTTGTCATGTAATTGGCCCAAAAAGTAGTGGAAAGACAACATTATGTAGAACGTTTATTGACCCTAAACTCGAG AAATTGACCAATGAAATGGTACCGCCAAGTTCACATACTACTGTAAATACGGTACATGTGTATGGTCAGGAAAAGACAATAATTCTGCGAGATATAAACATACTAAATGTTCAGGATGCTTTAACTCCAGCACAAATTCAGTGTGATGTAGCAGCTCTTGTTTACGATGCTAGTAATCCTAAATCGTTTGAATATATTGCACGGATTTACATT AAATATTTTGCAGATAGTAAGATCCCTGTTCTCATAATAGCAAATAAAAGTGATCTGTCTGAAGTAAAGCAAGATTACTTGCTACAACCAATAAGTTTTTGCAATAAGTACAAACTGATGCCACCGCAACCATACAGCATCTCCCGTACAGTACGACGTGAAATCTTCGTTAAACTAGCTACAATGGCAGCTTTTCC CCGCTTTCAAGGAGCATGGGTATTATTTTACAGAGACAG ACATATAAATCAATTTGGATTATTACAAGGGGATTCGATCGTCTGGTGGAAAGCAGGTCTTGGAATTGCGGTTGCTACCGTCGCAGGTTTTGTGGTGATGCGCGTCTTAAATACAGAGAAAAGATAG